From Vigna unguiculata cultivar IT97K-499-35 chromosome 5, ASM411807v1, whole genome shotgun sequence, the proteins below share one genomic window:
- the LOC114183309 gene encoding vesicle-associated membrane protein 722-like — protein sequence MTGQQSLIYSFVARGTVILAEHTDFNGNFAEVALDCLRRLPASNSKFTYNADAHTFNYLNDNGFTYCVVAVESVGRQLAMAFLERIKDDFSKRYGGGKAATATSKSLNKEFGPKLKEHMQYCVEHPEEVSKLAKVKAQVSEVQQAMRANIDQVLDRQVKIDVLVDQTENLRDQADTFRGVGNQLRRKMWYQNMKIKLIVLAIIIAIILIIILSVCNGFNCGG from the exons ATGACGGGGCAGCAATCGCTGATATACAGCTTCGTGGCGCGGGGCACGGTGATTCTGGCGGAGCACACCGACTTCAATGGAAACTTCGCGGAGGTCGCTTTGGACTGTCTTCGCAGGCTCCCTGCTTCCAATTCCAAATTCACCTATAACGCCGATGCTCATACCTTCAACTACCTCAACGATAATGGATTCA CTTACTGTGTTGTGGCAGTGGAATCCGTTGGTCGCCAACTTGCAATGGCATTTCTTGAACGCATCAAGGATGACTTTAGCAAGAGATATGGTGGAGGAAAAGCTGCAACAGCCACTTCTAAAAGCTTAAACAAAGAATTCGG ACCCAAGTTGAAGGAACATATGCAGTACTGCGTGGAACACCCAGAAGAGGTTAGCAAACTAGCGAAAGTGAAAGCTCAGGTTTCTGAAGTCCAACAAGCTATGCGAGCAAACATTGATCAG GTTCTTGATCGTCAAGTGAAAATTGATGTTTTGGTGGACCAAACTGAGAATCTTCGCGATCAG GCTGATACTTTCAGGGGAGTCGGAAACCAGTTAAGGAGAAAAATGTGGTATCAGAACATGAAGATAAAGCTTATAGTACTCGCCATCATTATTGCCATCATTCTCATAATTATTCTTTCGGTGTGTAATGGGTTCAATTGTGGTGGATGA